From the genome of Mixophyes fleayi isolate aMixFle1 chromosome 2, aMixFle1.hap1, whole genome shotgun sequence, one region includes:
- the LOC142139772 gene encoding odorant receptor 131-2-like, translating to MVNSTIFYNNVTQGSVSSNKMTDALKIFLETLTIICFCIFLYFILLILHLYFTTPHVRENARYVLFVHMLINDTLYLVSGLILLLASLSLIYLPVPLCYVIITLTSVTFRITPYNLAAMALERYVAICFPLRHVTLCTSQRSNYVIAIIWVIGLIPNLADLIILSTSAKTIFSLKVICNWQPLTVNLVQHMIKSNTLIISLILVGLIIVFTYVRVMFIAKNMSSGRNSAFKAGKTLMLHAFQFLLCLLSLTSSFMENYFRDYSYLSTVNFLLLMCLPRFLSPFIYGLRDKVFGKFITKFKFAKH from the coding sequence ATGGTAAATTCAACAATATTCTACAACAATGTGACTCAAGGGTCCGTTTCAAGCAACAAAATGACCGATGCTCTGAAAATCTTTCTTGAGACACTAACAATCATTTGTTTCTGCATTTTCCTCTACTTCATCCTTCTCATTCTCCATCTTTACTTCACCACTCCTCATGTCCGAGAAAACGCTCGATACGTCCTCTTTGTCCACATGCTGATCAATGACACATTATATCTTGTTTCAGGGCTGATTCTCTTACTGGCTTCCCTGTCCTTGATATACCTCCCTGTGCCTCTTTGTTATGTCATTATCACTCTGACATCAGTTACATTTAGGATTACACCCTACAATTTGGCAGCCATGGCTCTGGAACGCTATGTAGCCATTTGTTTCCCTCTAAGACATGTAACGCTTTGTACATCACAAAGATCTAATTATGTCATTGCCATCATATGGGTAATTGGTCTAATCCCAAATTTAGCCGATTTAATTATCCTGAGCACCTCAGCTAAGACAATTTTCTCTCTTAAAGTTATATGCAACTGGCAACCATTAACAGTGAATCTTGTGCAACATATGATAAAATCCAATACTCTTATCATTAGCTTAATTTTGGTAGGGCTCATAATAGTGTTTACCTACGTCAGAGTGATGTTTATAGCAAAGAACATGAGCTCAGGCAGAAATTCTGCCTTCAAAGCCGGTAAAACCCTCATGCTCCACGCGTTTCAGTTTCTGTTATGTTTGTTGTCTTTAACTTCATCATTTATGGAAAATTACTTTAGAGATTATTCCTATTTATCTACAGTTAACTTTCTCCTGCTAATGTGCCTGCCAAGGTTTCTCAGCCCATTCATTTATGGGTTAAGGGACAAAGTGTTTGGTAAATTTATTACAAAATTTAAATTTGCAAAACATTAG